One window of Bactrocera tryoni isolate S06 chromosome 2, CSIRO_BtryS06_freeze2, whole genome shotgun sequence genomic DNA carries:
- the LOC120767862 gene encoding bacchus, producing the protein MSAATEQQNNGDVAVEKVAADAVDAAAAVKEDLKKPAVDETVAAADNGTATKGDDEEANDAAAPVKGQVKGTKRPAEAKSAESKKAKKEKAADADSDDEEVLEEITEGDSEIESDEYDIPYDGEEEDLECDDDDDENDDGSGSDDQA; encoded by the exons atgtcAGCCGCCACAGAACAACAAAATAACGGTGATGTCGCTGTTGAGAAAGTTGCCGCCGATGCCGTCGATGCGGCAGCAGCCGTGAAGGAAGATCTCAAAAAGCCTGCCGTCGATGAAACAGTAGCGGCCGCCGACAATGGTACAGCGACAAAAGGTGACGATGAGGAAGCCAACGATGCCGCCGCACCCGTCAAGGGACAAGTGAAAGGAACAAAACGGCCCGCCGAA gcGAAATCCGCTGAATCAAAGAAGGCCAAAAAAGAAAAGGCCGCTGATGCTGATTCAGATGATGAAGAGGTTTTAGAAGAGATCACCGAGGGTGATAGTGAAATTGAAAGTGACGAATATGATATCCCCTACGATGGTGAGGAGGAAGACCTCGAATGCGACG ATGATGACGACGAGAACGACGACGGCTCCGGCTCAGATGATCAGGCGTAA